A window of Bradyrhizobium sp. AZCC 1610 contains these coding sequences:
- the tnpA gene encoding IS66-like element accessory protein TnpA — translation MDAKHRIVAESYSGPRLVSVTARRNGLSASQLFTWRRLAREGRLVEADETTVFAPAIIRGESLAGSQTSVPEHVVPAENVPSPSCLTTASGRIEIVLMHGPRVIVDTGVDAAALRRVLDVLERP, via the coding sequence TTGGACGCGAAGCACCGGATCGTGGCGGAGAGCTATAGCGGGCCACGGCTTGTGTCGGTGACGGCGCGGCGAAACGGGCTGTCCGCGAGCCAATTGTTCACGTGGCGCCGGCTGGCTCGGGAAGGCCGGCTTGTCGAGGCGGATGAGACCACAGTGTTTGCACCGGCGATTATCCGAGGCGAATCCCTGGCGGGCAGTCAGACGTCGGTGCCGGAACATGTCGTCCCTGCGGAGAACGTGCCATCTCCGTCCTGTCTGACCACGGCATCAGGCCGGATCGAGATCGTGCTGATGCACGGGCCTCGCGTGATCGTCGACACTGGTGTCGATGCGGCGGCGCTTCGCCGGGTTCTCGATGTGTTGGAGCGCCCATGA
- the tnpB gene encoding IS66 family insertion sequence element accessory protein TnpB (TnpB, as the term is used for proteins encoded by IS66 family insertion elements, is considered an accessory protein, since TnpC, encoded by a neighboring gene, is a DDE family transposase.), with product MIPLPQGVRVWLATGHTDMRKGFASLSLLVQEVLRRDPLSGHLFCFRGRRGDLLKVIWHDGQGACLFTKRLERGRFLWPSVADGAITISPAQLGYLLSGIDWRHPQESWRPTSVG from the coding sequence ATGATCCCACTTCCGCAGGGGGTGCGGGTCTGGCTCGCGACCGGCCACACCGATATGAGGAAGGGGTTTGCGAGCCTGTCGTTGCTGGTGCAGGAGGTGCTGCGGCGCGATCCGCTGAGCGGTCATCTGTTCTGCTTCCGGGGACGTCGGGGCGATCTGTTGAAGGTGATCTGGCACGACGGCCAAGGCGCGTGCCTGTTCACGAAGCGGCTGGAGCGAGGCCGCTTTTTGTGGCCGAGCGTGGCGGACGGCGCGATAACGATCTCTCCGGCGCAGCTCGGCTATCTGCTGTCGGGGATCGATTGGCGCCATCCGCAGGAAAGTTGGCGTCCGACGTCGGTGGGATGA
- the tnpC gene encoding IS66 family transposase translates to MILAERAARVEAEAVAAGAKAEAATAQADLSSHEALIAHLKLQIEKLRRELYGSRSERTARLLEQMELQLEDLEAAATEDELAAEKAAARTETVKSFERRRPSRKPFPEHLPRERVVIAAPENCPCCGSAKLSKLGEDVTETLEVVPRSWKVIQTVRERFSCRSCETIAQPPAPFHVTPRGFAGPNLLAMILFEKFGQHQPLNRQSERYAREGIDLSVSTLADQVGACTTVLQPLHALIEAHVLAAERLHGDDTTIPILAKGKTVKGHIWTYVRDDRSFGSRAPPAALYYASRDRRHEHPVRHLRDFAGILQADAYDGYNELYAAFRLPGPITSALCWAHARRQFFELADIAANARRGKKAAAISPVALEAVRRIDMLFDIERGINGLVADERRRVRKEQSAPLVTALEAWLREERARLSRSASVVEPIDYMLKRWDRFARFIDDGRICLTNNAAERALRGFALGRKSWLFAGSERGADRAAAMATLIMTAKLNDIDPLAWLADVLGRIAGIPQGRLHELLPWEWKRTASNPAAAQAA, encoded by the coding sequence ATGATCCTCGCGGAGCGCGCCGCGCGAGTGGAAGCGGAAGCTGTTGCGGCGGGCGCCAAAGCCGAGGCGGCCACCGCTCAGGCGGACCTCTCCAGCCATGAAGCGCTGATCGCCCATCTGAAACTCCAGATCGAGAAGCTGCGGCGCGAACTCTACGGCAGCCGCTCGGAACGCACGGCGCGGCTTCTCGAACAGATGGAACTGCAACTGGAAGACCTGGAGGCCGCCGCAACCGAGGATGAACTGGCAGCGGAGAAAGCGGCGGCGCGAACGGAGACGGTCAAGTCGTTCGAGCGCAGGCGACCTTCGCGCAAACCCTTTCCCGAGCATTTGCCGCGTGAGCGCGTGGTGATTGCTGCGCCCGAGAATTGTCCCTGCTGCGGCTCGGCGAAGCTGTCGAAGCTCGGCGAGGACGTCACTGAGACGCTGGAGGTCGTTCCCAGGTCCTGGAAGGTGATCCAGACGGTGCGGGAGAGATTCTCCTGCCGGAGCTGCGAGACGATCGCGCAGCCACCGGCACCGTTCCATGTGACGCCGCGCGGCTTCGCTGGGCCGAACCTTCTGGCCATGATCCTGTTCGAGAAGTTCGGCCAGCACCAGCCGCTGAACCGGCAGAGCGAGCGATATGCCCGCGAGGGGATCGATCTGAGCGTATCGACACTGGCCGACCAGGTGGGCGCCTGCACGACGGTGCTGCAGCCACTCCACGCGCTGATCGAGGCCCATGTCCTGGCCGCGGAACGGTTGCACGGTGACGACACCACGATCCCGATCCTGGCGAAGGGCAAGACGGTCAAGGGGCACATCTGGACCTACGTCCGTGACGATCGTTCCTTCGGCAGTCGGGCACCGCCGGCGGCGCTGTATTACGCCTCGCGCGACCGACGGCACGAACATCCCGTCCGGCATCTTCGCGACTTCGCCGGCATTCTGCAGGCCGACGCTTATGACGGGTACAACGAGCTTTACGCGGCGTTCCGCTTGCCGGGGCCGATCACATCGGCGCTGTGTTGGGCGCACGCAAGGCGGCAGTTCTTCGAGTTGGCTGATATTGCCGCCAATGCCCGGCGTGGCAAGAAGGCAGCCGCGATCTCGCCTGTCGCGCTGGAGGCCGTCAGGCGCATCGATATGCTGTTTGATATCGAGCGCGGCATCAATGGCCTTGTCGCTGACGAGCGGCGGCGCGTCCGCAAGGAGCAGAGCGCCCCTCTTGTGACGGCCCTGGAAGCCTGGCTGCGGGAGGAGCGTGCCCGCCTGTCGCGCTCGGCCTCCGTTGTCGAGCCGATCGACTACATGCTCAAGCGTTGGGACCGGTTTGCGCGATTCATCGACGACGGCCGGATCTGCCTCACCAACAACGCGGCCGAACGCGCGCTGCGCGGCTTTGCTCTGGGACGCAAATCCTGGCTGTTCGCCGGCTCCGAACGCGGTGCCGATCGTGCCGCTGCCATGGCCACGCTAATCATGACGGCGAAGCTCAACGATATCGATCCGCTGGCCTGGCTTGCCGACGTACTCGGCCGCATCGCCGGCATCCCGCAGGGGCGGCTCCATGAGCTGCTGCCCTGGGAATGGAAACGCACGGCGTCAAATCCCGCCGCCGCTCAGGCAGCCTAA
- a CDS encoding septal ring lytic transglycosylase RlpA family protein — MRLIFGIVAIATVPAWLCVHVDSAAAQTFNDRWSIIPKAHAEPVPEVLDQTRQNPLEQPSTGGETTRRPEDRSAPRSSNRVFSGKASYYSYPTGKTASGTSFIRDSLTAAHRNLPFGTRVRVTDLASSKSVVVRITDRGPWVRGRVLDLSLGAARSLGITDRGVAQVRAQVL, encoded by the coding sequence ATGCGTCTTATTTTTGGAATAGTCGCGATTGCGACAGTCCCGGCTTGGTTGTGCGTACATGTAGATTCTGCTGCAGCACAGACTTTCAATGATAGATGGTCTATCATTCCAAAAGCGCACGCAGAACCGGTTCCCGAGGTACTCGACCAGACCAGGCAAAATCCGCTAGAGCAACCTTCGACTGGAGGAGAGACCACTCGTCGTCCGGAAGATCGCTCAGCCCCTCGATCTTCAAACCGGGTTTTTTCCGGAAAAGCCTCTTACTATTCATATCCGACAGGAAAAACAGCGAGTGGTACGTCGTTCATTCGGGATTCACTGACCGCTGCCCACCGCAACCTGCCGTTCGGCACAAGAGTTCGTGTAACTGATCTTGCGAGCAGCAAGTCCGTAGTAGTTCGTATAACCGACCGGGGGCCATGGGTTCGCGGCCGCGTCCTTGACCTTTCGCTCGGCGCTGCGCGCAGTTTGGGAATTACGGACCGCGGCGTGGCCCAGGTTCGCGCTCAGGTACTTTAG
- a CDS encoding IS110 family transposase, producing the protein MQVSTIGVDLAKNVFQVHGVDSAGKIVITRQLRRKQVIDFFSKIPPCLVGMEACGTAHYWAREVSKLGHTVRLMPPSYVKGYVKRSKNDAADAAAICEAVTRPSMRFVPIKSADQQALLMLHRTRDLLIRQRTQLINALRAHLAEFGLVAETGRDGLAQLAAIITDESNREALPSAMKQALQAIVDQLAALELQIGTLDRAIHAHHRANDMSCRLETVPGIGVIGATAIASTVTDPSDFKSGRDFAAWIGLVPRQHSTGGKERLGGISKQGDRYLRRLLVIGATAVVRHARQQPQKHPWVMRLLAKKPAKLVAVAVANKMARIAWAIMAKGGYYRAPELAAAA; encoded by the coding sequence ATGCAGGTTAGCACCATCGGCGTTGATCTCGCCAAGAACGTGTTCCAAGTGCACGGCGTGGATAGTGCGGGCAAGATCGTCATCACTCGTCAGTTGCGGCGCAAGCAGGTCATTGACTTCTTTAGCAAGATTCCCCCTTGCCTGGTCGGCATGGAAGCCTGCGGAACCGCTCATTATTGGGCGCGTGAAGTCTCCAAGCTCGGTCACACCGTGCGTCTGATGCCGCCGAGTTACGTGAAGGGCTATGTCAAACGGTCGAAAAACGATGCTGCCGACGCAGCCGCCATCTGTGAGGCCGTGACACGCCCATCAATGCGGTTCGTGCCGATCAAGTCGGCCGATCAGCAAGCCTTGCTGATGTTGCATCGAACGCGGGATCTTTTAATCCGTCAGCGCACGCAGCTGATCAATGCGCTCCGAGCCCACCTTGCCGAGTTCGGCCTCGTTGCGGAGACGGGGCGCGATGGTCTCGCGCAGCTCGCCGCGATCATCACGGACGAAAGTAACCGCGAAGCTCTTCCATCTGCGATGAAACAGGCGCTGCAGGCCATCGTCGATCAACTCGCTGCTCTGGAATTGCAAATCGGGACTCTGGATCGCGCCATTCACGCCCATCATCGTGCCAATGACATGAGCTGCCGCCTCGAGACCGTGCCCGGGATAGGCGTGATCGGGGCCACGGCCATTGCTTCTACTGTCACAGACCCGAGTGACTTCAAATCCGGTCGGGATTTTGCGGCATGGATCGGACTTGTGCCGCGGCAGCATTCGACGGGGGGCAAGGAGCGGCTCGGCGGCATCTCCAAGCAAGGAGATCGCTATCTCCGACGGTTGCTCGTCATCGGTGCAACAGCCGTTGTTCGACACGCCCGGCAGCAGCCGCAAAAGCATCCTTGGGTCATGAGGCTGCTGGCCAAGAAGCCGGCCAAGCTCGTCGCCGTTGCGGTTGCCAACAAGATGGCGCGCATCGCTTGGGCGATCATGGCCAAGGGAGGATACTATCGAGCGCCGGAGCTTGCTGCAGCCGCCTGA
- a CDS encoding DUF6894 family protein, translating to MGRFYFHLRAGDELTSDDEGMDLPDLSAAKREAMLTARELLVEAIKSGKQTVPEAFVIADDEGRALDTISLAAVLPAPFNK from the coding sequence ATGGGACGATTTTATTTTCACCTCCGTGCGGGCGACGAACTAACATCCGATGACGAAGGAATGGATTTACCGGATCTTTCTGCGGCTAAGCGCGAGGCTATGCTAACTGCCCGTGAACTTTTGGTCGAAGCAATCAAGAGCGGTAAGCAAACGGTTCCGGAGGCTTTCGTTATCGCAGATGATGAAGGTCGAGCGCTCGACACCATATCGCTCGCAGCGGTTCTGCCCGCGCCGTTCAACAAGTAA
- a CDS encoding response regulator gives MSKPLILVIEDEYPVQDIVEDALTEGGFETDILSSAEEALTLFKSGSKNYKALVTDVSLKGRLSGWEVARQIREKDPAFPVVYMTGAAADDWASQGVPNSILLQKPFAPAQLVTAASQLLNSASQNQSMAPPSASEAK, from the coding sequence GTGTCCAAGCCCCTAATCCTCGTCATCGAGGACGAGTATCCGGTGCAAGACATTGTCGAAGATGCGCTAACCGAAGGCGGTTTTGAAACCGATATTCTCTCCTCAGCGGAAGAAGCCCTGACCTTGTTCAAGAGCGGGAGCAAGAACTATAAGGCGCTCGTCACCGACGTTAGCTTGAAGGGCAGATTGAGCGGTTGGGAGGTGGCGAGACAGATCAGGGAAAAAGACCCTGCCTTTCCGGTCGTCTACATGACGGGCGCGGCTGCGGACGATTGGGCGTCGCAAGGCGTCCCCAACAGCATCCTGCTGCAAAAGCCGTTTGCGCCCGCGCAGCTTGTCACCGCCGCTTCCCAGCTTCTAAATAGCGCAAGCCAAAATCAAAGCATGGCCCCACCCTCGGCTTCCGAGGCCAAATGA